The Prevotella sp. E9-3 genome has a window encoding:
- a CDS encoding type IV toxin-antitoxin system AbiEi family antitoxin: MTLQKWIKDRAIHGFPTFSIEDVRETGMYSSEQILQNELYRLCSNKTIASVYRGFYVIIPVQYVLRGSVPATYYIDQLMAYLSKPYYVCMLSAAELLGAAHQRPQQFSVMTTFPKRRVVSTRNVIIDWFYREGLPEDALITKNTETGTIRISNPLLTAADLVQYQQHVGGLSRVATILEELSEQINIKSQFASLASFVKKVTWQRLGYILEHVVEENELADELYEQIRNLPGSLMYMPLSTSAEDNTSERNSRWKININVQIEKDDL, encoded by the coding sequence ATGACATTACAAAAGTGGATTAAGGATAGAGCTATTCATGGATTTCCCACGTTTTCTATTGAGGACGTGAGAGAGACAGGAATGTACTCTTCAGAGCAAATTCTTCAGAACGAACTATACAGACTCTGTTCCAACAAGACCATAGCCAGTGTGTATCGTGGCTTCTATGTTATCATCCCTGTTCAATATGTTTTACGTGGTTCCGTTCCTGCTACCTATTATATTGACCAGTTGATGGCTTATCTCAGCAAGCCCTACTATGTATGTATGCTCAGTGCTGCTGAATTGCTCGGTGCCGCTCATCAGCGTCCCCAGCAATTCTCTGTGATGACCACATTCCCAAAGCGTCGGGTCGTTTCAACGCGGAATGTTATCATCGACTGGTTCTATCGCGAGGGACTACCAGAGGATGCTCTCATAACAAAAAACACAGAAACTGGTACCATTCGTATTTCCAATCCTCTCTTGACTGCTGCCGACCTTGTACAATATCAACAGCACGTAGGAGGATTGTCTCGCGTAGCAACGATACTTGAAGAGTTGTCAGAACAGATTAACATTAAGAGCCAGTTTGCTTCGCTTGCTTCCTTTGTAAAAAAAGTGACTTGGCAGCGGCTTGGGTACATACTTGAACATGTAGTAGAAGAAAACGAACTGGCAGATGAATTGTATGAACAAATACGAAACTTACCAGGTTCTCTCATGTATATGCCTTTAAGTACATCGGCAGAAGATAATACTTCTGAAAGAAATAGTCGATGGAAGATAAATATAAACGTTCAAATTGAAAAAGATGATTTATGA